In a single window of the Lagenorhynchus albirostris chromosome 19, mLagAlb1.1, whole genome shotgun sequence genome:
- the TNNT1 gene encoding troponin T, slow skeletal muscle isoform X3, protein MSDAEEQEYEEVLREQPEEEEAAEEEEEEEERPKPSRPVVPPLIPPKIPEGERVDFDDIHRKRMEKDLLELQTLIDVHFEQRKKEEEELVALKERIERRRAERAEQQRFRTEKERERQAKLVEEKMRKEEEEAKKRAEDDAKKKKVLSNMGAHFGGYLVKAEQKRGKRQTGREMKLRILSERKKPLNIDHMGEEQLREKAQELSDWIHQLESEKFDLMEKMKQQKYEINVLYNRISHAQKFRKGAGKGRVGGRWK, encoded by the exons ATGTCGGACGCCGAAGAGCAGGAATATGAGGA gGTCCTCAGGGAGCAGCCTGAAG aagaggaggctgctgaggaggaggaggaag AAGAGGAGCGCCCCAAACCAAG CCGGCCCGTGGTACCTCCGCTGATCCCCCCAAAGATCCCAGAGGGGGAACGTGTGGACTTCGAT GACATCCACCGGAAGCGCATGGAAAAAGATCTGCTGGAGCTGCAGACGCTCATTGACGTGCATTTTGAACAgcggaagaaagaggaagaggagctcGTGGCGCTAAAAGAGCGTATT gAGCGGCGCCGGGCGGAGAGAGCTGAGCAACAGCGCTTCAGAACCGAGAAGGAGCGCGAGCGTCAGGCTAAGCTGGTG GAGGAGAAGATgcggaaggaagaggaagaggccaAGAAGCGAGCTGAGGATGACGCCAAAAAGAAGAAGGTTCTGTCCAACATGGGGGCCCATTTTGGGGGTTACCTGGTCAAG GCAGAACAGAAGCGGGGTAAGCGCCAGACAGGGCGTGAGATGAAACTGCGCATCTTGTCGGAGCGTAAAAAGCCTCTGAACATCGACCACATGGGAGAAGAACAGCTCCG GGAGAAGGCCCAGGAACTGTCGGACTGGATCCACCAGTTGGAGTCCGAGAAGTTTGACCTGATGGAGAAGATGAAGCAGCAGAAATATGAG ATCAATGTTCTCTACAATCGCATCAGCCACGCCCAGAAGTT CCGGAAGGGGGCCGGGAAGGGCCGCGTTGGAGGCCGCTGGAAGTGA
- the TNNT1 gene encoding troponin T, slow skeletal muscle isoform X1 has protein sequence MSDAEEQEYEEVLREQPEEEEAAEEEEEASPPAPSPAPEEPEPLADREEERPKPSRPVVPPLIPPKIPEGERVDFDDIHRKRMEKDLLELQTLIDVHFEQRKKEEEELVALKERIERRRAERAEQQRFRTEKERERQAKLVEEKMRKEEEEAKKRAEDDAKKKKVLSNMGAHFGGYLVKAEQKRGKRQTGREMKLRILSERKKPLNIDHMGEEQLREKAQELSDWIHQLESEKFDLMEKMKQQKYEINVLYNRISHAQKFRKGAGKGRVGGRWK, from the exons ATGTCGGACGCCGAAGAGCAGGAATATGAGGA gGTCCTCAGGGAGCAGCCTGAAG aagaggaggctgctgaggaggaggaggaag CTTctcctcccgccccctccccagcccccgagGAGCCGGAGCCGTTGGCTGACCGAG AAGAGGAGCGCCCCAAACCAAG CCGGCCCGTGGTACCTCCGCTGATCCCCCCAAAGATCCCAGAGGGGGAACGTGTGGACTTCGAT GACATCCACCGGAAGCGCATGGAAAAAGATCTGCTGGAGCTGCAGACGCTCATTGACGTGCATTTTGAACAgcggaagaaagaggaagaggagctcGTGGCGCTAAAAGAGCGTATT gAGCGGCGCCGGGCGGAGAGAGCTGAGCAACAGCGCTTCAGAACCGAGAAGGAGCGCGAGCGTCAGGCTAAGCTGGTG GAGGAGAAGATgcggaaggaagaggaagaggccaAGAAGCGAGCTGAGGATGACGCCAAAAAGAAGAAGGTTCTGTCCAACATGGGGGCCCATTTTGGGGGTTACCTGGTCAAG GCAGAACAGAAGCGGGGTAAGCGCCAGACAGGGCGTGAGATGAAACTGCGCATCTTGTCGGAGCGTAAAAAGCCTCTGAACATCGACCACATGGGAGAAGAACAGCTCCG GGAGAAGGCCCAGGAACTGTCGGACTGGATCCACCAGTTGGAGTCCGAGAAGTTTGACCTGATGGAGAAGATGAAGCAGCAGAAATATGAG ATCAATGTTCTCTACAATCGCATCAGCCACGCCCAGAAGTT CCGGAAGGGGGCCGGGAAGGGCCGCGTTGGAGGCCGCTGGAAGTGA
- the TNNT1 gene encoding troponin T, slow skeletal muscle isoform X2, which produces MSDAEEQEYEEVLREQPEEEEAAEEEEEGEALDSAEEERPKPSRPVVPPLIPPKIPEGERVDFDDIHRKRMEKDLLELQTLIDVHFEQRKKEEEELVALKERIERRRAERAEQQRFRTEKERERQAKLVEEKMRKEEEEAKKRAEDDAKKKKVLSNMGAHFGGYLVKAEQKRGKRQTGREMKLRILSERKKPLNIDHMGEEQLREKAQELSDWIHQLESEKFDLMEKMKQQKYEINVLYNRISHAQKFRKGAGKGRVGGRWK; this is translated from the exons ATGTCGGACGCCGAAGAGCAGGAATATGAGGA gGTCCTCAGGGAGCAGCCTGAAG aagaggaggctgctgaggaggaggaggaaggtgagGCCCTGGACTCCGCAG AAGAGGAGCGCCCCAAACCAAG CCGGCCCGTGGTACCTCCGCTGATCCCCCCAAAGATCCCAGAGGGGGAACGTGTGGACTTCGAT GACATCCACCGGAAGCGCATGGAAAAAGATCTGCTGGAGCTGCAGACGCTCATTGACGTGCATTTTGAACAgcggaagaaagaggaagaggagctcGTGGCGCTAAAAGAGCGTATT gAGCGGCGCCGGGCGGAGAGAGCTGAGCAACAGCGCTTCAGAACCGAGAAGGAGCGCGAGCGTCAGGCTAAGCTGGTG GAGGAGAAGATgcggaaggaagaggaagaggccaAGAAGCGAGCTGAGGATGACGCCAAAAAGAAGAAGGTTCTGTCCAACATGGGGGCCCATTTTGGGGGTTACCTGGTCAAG GCAGAACAGAAGCGGGGTAAGCGCCAGACAGGGCGTGAGATGAAACTGCGCATCTTGTCGGAGCGTAAAAAGCCTCTGAACATCGACCACATGGGAGAAGAACAGCTCCG GGAGAAGGCCCAGGAACTGTCGGACTGGATCCACCAGTTGGAGTCCGAGAAGTTTGACCTGATGGAGAAGATGAAGCAGCAGAAATATGAG ATCAATGTTCTCTACAATCGCATCAGCCACGCCCAGAAGTT CCGGAAGGGGGCCGGGAAGGGCCGCGTTGGAGGCCGCTGGAAGTGA
- the PPP1R12C gene encoding protein phosphatase 1 regulatory subunit 12C isoform X3, whose amino-acid sequence MSGEDGPGAGSGAAAAAARERRREQLRQWGARAGAEPGPGERRARTVRFERAAEFLAACAGGDLDEARLMLRAADPGPGAELDPAAPPPARAVLDSTNADGISALHQACIDENLEVVRFLVEQGATVNQADNEGWTPLHVAASCGYLDIARYLLSHGANIAAVNSDGDLPLDLAESDAMEGLLKVEIARRGVDVEAAKRAEEELLLHDTRCWLNGGAMPEARHPRTGASALHVAAAKGYIEVMRLLLQAGYDPELRDGDGWTPLHAAAHWGVEDACRLLAEHGGGMDSLTHAGQRPCDLADEEVLSLLEELARKQEDLRNQKEASQSRGQEPQGPSSSKHRRSSVCRLSSREKISLQDLSKERRPGGAGGPPIRDEDEGEEGPSEPLPAESRTLNGVSSPPPSSPRSPMTPDEAPFSTRFGLQKTGSSGALGPAERRGAEGASGAGLQRSASSSRLEGTYTQAREPRLARITPTPSRKVPESSAPSEISRPPPPLGNSTPASRIPEPESPVKPNVPVASAAPPADSRDRRRSYQMPVRDEESESQRKARSRLMRQSRRSTQGVTLTDLKEAEKAAGKAPEPEKSCLQSLDPSRRPRVPGVENSDGPAQRAEAPDGQGQGPQAAEEHRRVSKEWRGPAEGEEAEPAPADRSPGSRQRDLNPEPEPESEEPDGGFRKLYAELRSENERLREALTETTLQLAQLKVELERATQRQERFAERPALLELERFERRALERKAAELEEELKALSDLRADNQRLKDENAALIRVISKLSK is encoded by the exons ATGTCGGGCGAGGATGGCCCGGGGGCGGGCTccggggcggcggcggcagcggcccgCGAGCGGCGGCGGGAGCAGCTGCGGCAGTGGGGGGCGCGGGCGGGCGCCGAACCGGGCCCCGGGGAGCGGCGCGCCCGCACCGTGCGCTTCGAGCGCGCCGCCGAGTTCCTGGCGGCCTGCGCGGGCGGCGATCTGGACGAGGCGCGCCTAATGCTGCGCGCGGCCGACCCCGGCCCGGGCGCCGAGCTCGACCCTGCtgccccgccgcccgcccgcgcAGTGCTGGACTCCACCAACGCCGACGGCATCAGCGCCCTGCACCAG GCCTGCATCGACGAGAACCTGGAGGTGGTGCGCTTCCTGGTGGAGCAGGGTGCCACGGTGAACCAGGCAGATAATGAGGGCTGGACGCCCCTGCATGTGGCCGCTTCCTGTGGTTACCTGGACATCGCCAG GTACCTACTGAGCCACGGGGCCAACATCGCCGCGGTGAACAGTGATGGGGACCTGCCCCTGGACCTGGCCGAGTCTGACGCCATGGAGGGGCTGCTGAAGGTGGAGATTGCCCGCCGAG GTGTGGATGTGGAAGCAGCCAAACGGGCCGAGGAGGAGTTGCTGCTTCACGACACAAGGTGCTGGCTGAACGGGGGCGCCATGCCAGAGGCCCGGCACCCCCGCACGGGGGCCTCTGCCCTGCACGTGGCCGCCGCCAAGGGCTACATCGAAGTGATGAG GCTGCTGCTTCAGGCCGGCTACGACCCGGAGCTGCGGGATGGGGACGGCTGGACGCCCCTGCACGCCGCAGCCCACTGGGGCGTGGAGGACGCCTGCCGCCTGCTGGCGGAGCACGGCGGGGGCATGGACTCGCTGACGCACGCG gggcAGCGTCCCTGTGATCTAGCGGATGAGGAGGTGCTGAGCCTGCTGGAGGAGCTGGCCCGGAAGCAGGAGGAC CTTCGGAACCAAAAGGAAGCCTCCCAGAGCAGGGGCCAGGAGCCCCAGGGGCCCTCCAGCAGCAAACACCGAAG gAGCTCTGTATGTCGTCTGAGCAGCCGTGAGAAGATCTCCCTCCAGGACTTGTCCAAGGAGCGCCGgcctggtggggcaggggggcCCCCAATCCGGGACGAGGATGAGGGAGAAGAAGGCCCCTCTG AGCCACTCCCTGCAGAATCCAGAACGCTCAACGGGGTCTCCTCCCCGCCACCCTCTAGCCCCAGGAGCCCCATG ACCCCCGACGAGGCCCCCTTCTCCACGCGCTTTGGCCTCCAGAAGACGGGGAGCTCTGGGGCCCTAGGTCCTGCGGAGAGGCGGGGCGCCGAGGGTGCCTCGGGGGCTGGGCTGCAGCGCTCCGCCTCCTCCTCGCGGCTGGAAGGGACCTACACTCAG gcCAGGGAGCCCCGTCTTGCCAGAattacccccaccccctcccggaAGGTGCCGGAGTCCTCTGCCCC GTCTGAGATCTCCAGGCCTCCTCCTCCCTTGGGTAACTCCACTCCTGCCTCCAGGATTCCGGAGCCTGAATCCCCAGTGAAGCCAAATGTCCCCGTAGCCTCTGCAGCGCCCCCAGCGGACTCCCGCGACCGCCGGAG GTCCTACCAGATGCCTGTACGGGACGAGGAGTCTGAATCTCAGCGGAAAGCTCGCTCTCGCCTCATGCGCCAGTCTCGGAGGTCCACACAG GGTGTGACTCTGACAGACCTTAAAGAAGCAGAGAAGGCTGCAGGAAAGGCCCCAGAGCCAGAGAAGTCGTGCCTGCAAAGCCTG GACCCTTCCCGGCGACCCCGAGTCCCCGGGGTCGAGAACTCTGATGGCCCTGCCCAGAGAG cagaggCGCCTGACGGCCAAGGGCAAGGACCACAGGCCGCCGAGGAGCACCGCAGAGTCAGCAAGGAGTGGCGGGGACCTGCCGAG GGGGAGGAGGCGGAGCCGGCGCCTGCAGACCGCAGCCCAGGATCCAG GCAGCGGGACCTCAACCCAGAACCAGAGCCAGAATCAGAAGAGCCTGATGGAGGCTTCAGGAAG CTGTATGCAGAGCTGCGCAGTGAGAACGAACGACTTCGCGAGGCCCTGACCGAGACCACGCTGCAGCTGGCGCAGCTCAAGGTGGAGCTGGAGCGTGCCACGCAG AGGCAGGAGCGATTTGCAGAGAGGCCCGCCCTTCTGGAGCTGGAGAGATTC GAGCGCAGGGCCCTGGAGCGGAAGGCagcggagctggaggaggagctgaAG GCCCTGTCCGACCTCCGGGCTGACAACCAGCGACTCAAGGATGAGAACGCAGCCCTGATTCGCGTCATCAGCAAACTCTCCAAGTGA
- the PPP1R12C gene encoding protein phosphatase 1 regulatory subunit 12C isoform X2: MSGEDGPGAGSGAAAAAARERRREQLRQWGARAGAEPGPGERRARTVRFERAAEFLAACAGGDLDEARLMLRAADPGPGAELDPAAPPPARAVLDSTNADGISALHQACIDENLEVVRFLVEQGATVNQADNEGWTPLHVAASCGYLDIARYLLSHGANIAAVNSDGDLPLDLAESDAMEGLLKVEIARRGVDVEAAKRAEEELLLHDTRCWLNGGAMPEARHPRTGASALHVAAAKGYIEVMRLLLQAGYDPELRDGDGWTPLHAAAHWGVEDACRLLAEHGGGMDSLTHAGQRPCDLADEEVLSLLEELARKQEDLRNQKEASQSRGQEPQGPSSSKHRRSSVCRLSSREKISLQDLSKERRPGGAGGPPIRDEDEGEEGPSEPLPAESRTLNGVSSPPPSSPRSPMTPDEAPFSTRFGLQKTGSSGALGPAERRGAEGASGAGLQRSASSSRLEGTYTQAREPRLARITPTPSRKVPESSAPSEISRPPPPLGNSTPASRIPEPESPVKPNVPVASAAPPADSRDRRRSYQMPVRDEESESQRKARSRLMRQSRRSTQGVTLTDLKEAEKAAGKAPEPEKSCLQSLDPSRRPRVPGVENSDGPAQREAPDGQGQGPQAAEEHRRVSKEWRGPAEGEEAEPAPADRSPGSSTPEGGPSSRRQRDLNPEPEPESEEPDGGFRKLYAELRSENERLREALTETTLQLAQLKVELERATQRQERFAERPALLELERFERRALERKAAELEEELKALSDLRADNQRLKDENAALIRVISKLSK; this comes from the exons ATGTCGGGCGAGGATGGCCCGGGGGCGGGCTccggggcggcggcggcagcggcccgCGAGCGGCGGCGGGAGCAGCTGCGGCAGTGGGGGGCGCGGGCGGGCGCCGAACCGGGCCCCGGGGAGCGGCGCGCCCGCACCGTGCGCTTCGAGCGCGCCGCCGAGTTCCTGGCGGCCTGCGCGGGCGGCGATCTGGACGAGGCGCGCCTAATGCTGCGCGCGGCCGACCCCGGCCCGGGCGCCGAGCTCGACCCTGCtgccccgccgcccgcccgcgcAGTGCTGGACTCCACCAACGCCGACGGCATCAGCGCCCTGCACCAG GCCTGCATCGACGAGAACCTGGAGGTGGTGCGCTTCCTGGTGGAGCAGGGTGCCACGGTGAACCAGGCAGATAATGAGGGCTGGACGCCCCTGCATGTGGCCGCTTCCTGTGGTTACCTGGACATCGCCAG GTACCTACTGAGCCACGGGGCCAACATCGCCGCGGTGAACAGTGATGGGGACCTGCCCCTGGACCTGGCCGAGTCTGACGCCATGGAGGGGCTGCTGAAGGTGGAGATTGCCCGCCGAG GTGTGGATGTGGAAGCAGCCAAACGGGCCGAGGAGGAGTTGCTGCTTCACGACACAAGGTGCTGGCTGAACGGGGGCGCCATGCCAGAGGCCCGGCACCCCCGCACGGGGGCCTCTGCCCTGCACGTGGCCGCCGCCAAGGGCTACATCGAAGTGATGAG GCTGCTGCTTCAGGCCGGCTACGACCCGGAGCTGCGGGATGGGGACGGCTGGACGCCCCTGCACGCCGCAGCCCACTGGGGCGTGGAGGACGCCTGCCGCCTGCTGGCGGAGCACGGCGGGGGCATGGACTCGCTGACGCACGCG gggcAGCGTCCCTGTGATCTAGCGGATGAGGAGGTGCTGAGCCTGCTGGAGGAGCTGGCCCGGAAGCAGGAGGAC CTTCGGAACCAAAAGGAAGCCTCCCAGAGCAGGGGCCAGGAGCCCCAGGGGCCCTCCAGCAGCAAACACCGAAG gAGCTCTGTATGTCGTCTGAGCAGCCGTGAGAAGATCTCCCTCCAGGACTTGTCCAAGGAGCGCCGgcctggtggggcaggggggcCCCCAATCCGGGACGAGGATGAGGGAGAAGAAGGCCCCTCTG AGCCACTCCCTGCAGAATCCAGAACGCTCAACGGGGTCTCCTCCCCGCCACCCTCTAGCCCCAGGAGCCCCATG ACCCCCGACGAGGCCCCCTTCTCCACGCGCTTTGGCCTCCAGAAGACGGGGAGCTCTGGGGCCCTAGGTCCTGCGGAGAGGCGGGGCGCCGAGGGTGCCTCGGGGGCTGGGCTGCAGCGCTCCGCCTCCTCCTCGCGGCTGGAAGGGACCTACACTCAG gcCAGGGAGCCCCGTCTTGCCAGAattacccccaccccctcccggaAGGTGCCGGAGTCCTCTGCCCC GTCTGAGATCTCCAGGCCTCCTCCTCCCTTGGGTAACTCCACTCCTGCCTCCAGGATTCCGGAGCCTGAATCCCCAGTGAAGCCAAATGTCCCCGTAGCCTCTGCAGCGCCCCCAGCGGACTCCCGCGACCGCCGGAG GTCCTACCAGATGCCTGTACGGGACGAGGAGTCTGAATCTCAGCGGAAAGCTCGCTCTCGCCTCATGCGCCAGTCTCGGAGGTCCACACAG GGTGTGACTCTGACAGACCTTAAAGAAGCAGAGAAGGCTGCAGGAAAGGCCCCAGAGCCAGAGAAGTCGTGCCTGCAAAGCCTG GACCCTTCCCGGCGACCCCGAGTCCCCGGGGTCGAGAACTCTGATGGCCCTGCCCAGAGAG aggCGCCTGACGGCCAAGGGCAAGGACCACAGGCCGCCGAGGAGCACCGCAGAGTCAGCAAGGAGTGGCGGGGACCTGCCGAG GGGGAGGAGGCGGAGCCGGCGCCTGCAGACCGCAGCCCAGGATCCAG CACTCCCGAGGGCGGCCCCTCTTCCCGCAGGCAGCGGGACCTCAACCCAGAACCAGAGCCAGAATCAGAAGAGCCTGATGGAGGCTTCAGGAAG CTGTATGCAGAGCTGCGCAGTGAGAACGAACGACTTCGCGAGGCCCTGACCGAGACCACGCTGCAGCTGGCGCAGCTCAAGGTGGAGCTGGAGCGTGCCACGCAG AGGCAGGAGCGATTTGCAGAGAGGCCCGCCCTTCTGGAGCTGGAGAGATTC GAGCGCAGGGCCCTGGAGCGGAAGGCagcggagctggaggaggagctgaAG GCCCTGTCCGACCTCCGGGCTGACAACCAGCGACTCAAGGATGAGAACGCAGCCCTGATTCGCGTCATCAGCAAACTCTCCAAGTGA
- the PPP1R12C gene encoding protein phosphatase 1 regulatory subunit 12C isoform X1 — MSGEDGPGAGSGAAAAAARERRREQLRQWGARAGAEPGPGERRARTVRFERAAEFLAACAGGDLDEARLMLRAADPGPGAELDPAAPPPARAVLDSTNADGISALHQACIDENLEVVRFLVEQGATVNQADNEGWTPLHVAASCGYLDIARYLLSHGANIAAVNSDGDLPLDLAESDAMEGLLKVEIARRGVDVEAAKRAEEELLLHDTRCWLNGGAMPEARHPRTGASALHVAAAKGYIEVMRLLLQAGYDPELRDGDGWTPLHAAAHWGVEDACRLLAEHGGGMDSLTHAGQRPCDLADEEVLSLLEELARKQEDLRNQKEASQSRGQEPQGPSSSKHRRSSVCRLSSREKISLQDLSKERRPGGAGGPPIRDEDEGEEGPSEPLPAESRTLNGVSSPPPSSPRSPMTPDEAPFSTRFGLQKTGSSGALGPAERRGAEGASGAGLQRSASSSRLEGTYTQAREPRLARITPTPSRKVPESSAPSEISRPPPPLGNSTPASRIPEPESPVKPNVPVASAAPPADSRDRRRSYQMPVRDEESESQRKARSRLMRQSRRSTQGVTLTDLKEAEKAAGKAPEPEKSCLQSLDPSRRPRVPGVENSDGPAQRAEAPDGQGQGPQAAEEHRRVSKEWRGPAEGEEAEPAPADRSPGSSTPEGGPSSRRQRDLNPEPEPESEEPDGGFRKLYAELRSENERLREALTETTLQLAQLKVELERATQRQERFAERPALLELERFERRALERKAAELEEELKALSDLRADNQRLKDENAALIRVISKLSK; from the exons ATGTCGGGCGAGGATGGCCCGGGGGCGGGCTccggggcggcggcggcagcggcccgCGAGCGGCGGCGGGAGCAGCTGCGGCAGTGGGGGGCGCGGGCGGGCGCCGAACCGGGCCCCGGGGAGCGGCGCGCCCGCACCGTGCGCTTCGAGCGCGCCGCCGAGTTCCTGGCGGCCTGCGCGGGCGGCGATCTGGACGAGGCGCGCCTAATGCTGCGCGCGGCCGACCCCGGCCCGGGCGCCGAGCTCGACCCTGCtgccccgccgcccgcccgcgcAGTGCTGGACTCCACCAACGCCGACGGCATCAGCGCCCTGCACCAG GCCTGCATCGACGAGAACCTGGAGGTGGTGCGCTTCCTGGTGGAGCAGGGTGCCACGGTGAACCAGGCAGATAATGAGGGCTGGACGCCCCTGCATGTGGCCGCTTCCTGTGGTTACCTGGACATCGCCAG GTACCTACTGAGCCACGGGGCCAACATCGCCGCGGTGAACAGTGATGGGGACCTGCCCCTGGACCTGGCCGAGTCTGACGCCATGGAGGGGCTGCTGAAGGTGGAGATTGCCCGCCGAG GTGTGGATGTGGAAGCAGCCAAACGGGCCGAGGAGGAGTTGCTGCTTCACGACACAAGGTGCTGGCTGAACGGGGGCGCCATGCCAGAGGCCCGGCACCCCCGCACGGGGGCCTCTGCCCTGCACGTGGCCGCCGCCAAGGGCTACATCGAAGTGATGAG GCTGCTGCTTCAGGCCGGCTACGACCCGGAGCTGCGGGATGGGGACGGCTGGACGCCCCTGCACGCCGCAGCCCACTGGGGCGTGGAGGACGCCTGCCGCCTGCTGGCGGAGCACGGCGGGGGCATGGACTCGCTGACGCACGCG gggcAGCGTCCCTGTGATCTAGCGGATGAGGAGGTGCTGAGCCTGCTGGAGGAGCTGGCCCGGAAGCAGGAGGAC CTTCGGAACCAAAAGGAAGCCTCCCAGAGCAGGGGCCAGGAGCCCCAGGGGCCCTCCAGCAGCAAACACCGAAG gAGCTCTGTATGTCGTCTGAGCAGCCGTGAGAAGATCTCCCTCCAGGACTTGTCCAAGGAGCGCCGgcctggtggggcaggggggcCCCCAATCCGGGACGAGGATGAGGGAGAAGAAGGCCCCTCTG AGCCACTCCCTGCAGAATCCAGAACGCTCAACGGGGTCTCCTCCCCGCCACCCTCTAGCCCCAGGAGCCCCATG ACCCCCGACGAGGCCCCCTTCTCCACGCGCTTTGGCCTCCAGAAGACGGGGAGCTCTGGGGCCCTAGGTCCTGCGGAGAGGCGGGGCGCCGAGGGTGCCTCGGGGGCTGGGCTGCAGCGCTCCGCCTCCTCCTCGCGGCTGGAAGGGACCTACACTCAG gcCAGGGAGCCCCGTCTTGCCAGAattacccccaccccctcccggaAGGTGCCGGAGTCCTCTGCCCC GTCTGAGATCTCCAGGCCTCCTCCTCCCTTGGGTAACTCCACTCCTGCCTCCAGGATTCCGGAGCCTGAATCCCCAGTGAAGCCAAATGTCCCCGTAGCCTCTGCAGCGCCCCCAGCGGACTCCCGCGACCGCCGGAG GTCCTACCAGATGCCTGTACGGGACGAGGAGTCTGAATCTCAGCGGAAAGCTCGCTCTCGCCTCATGCGCCAGTCTCGGAGGTCCACACAG GGTGTGACTCTGACAGACCTTAAAGAAGCAGAGAAGGCTGCAGGAAAGGCCCCAGAGCCAGAGAAGTCGTGCCTGCAAAGCCTG GACCCTTCCCGGCGACCCCGAGTCCCCGGGGTCGAGAACTCTGATGGCCCTGCCCAGAGAG cagaggCGCCTGACGGCCAAGGGCAAGGACCACAGGCCGCCGAGGAGCACCGCAGAGTCAGCAAGGAGTGGCGGGGACCTGCCGAG GGGGAGGAGGCGGAGCCGGCGCCTGCAGACCGCAGCCCAGGATCCAG CACTCCCGAGGGCGGCCCCTCTTCCCGCAGGCAGCGGGACCTCAACCCAGAACCAGAGCCAGAATCAGAAGAGCCTGATGGAGGCTTCAGGAAG CTGTATGCAGAGCTGCGCAGTGAGAACGAACGACTTCGCGAGGCCCTGACCGAGACCACGCTGCAGCTGGCGCAGCTCAAGGTGGAGCTGGAGCGTGCCACGCAG AGGCAGGAGCGATTTGCAGAGAGGCCCGCCCTTCTGGAGCTGGAGAGATTC GAGCGCAGGGCCCTGGAGCGGAAGGCagcggagctggaggaggagctgaAG GCCCTGTCCGACCTCCGGGCTGACAACCAGCGACTCAAGGATGAGAACGCAGCCCTGATTCGCGTCATCAGCAAACTCTCCAAGTGA